The sequence TGTCCATACTTGTGACAGCATTATGCAGCAGAGAGGGAGCTCCCAGAGTGTAGTCAGAAGAGCAGACAAAGAAGGGGAATTTGGTGGTACTGGAGGGACACGAGGTGGGTGACAGGAAGATCAGATCAGTAAAAAGGAGATCAGGAAGGCACATACAGGGGAGGGATGGATTTTGGATAGGTTGGAAAAGAAGTGACAGGATTCAGTAATAGTCTAGATgtgaggaggggaaaggaaagaggggTGACACGAAGGTTGTACTACTGTGTTGCCATGCTGAACTGATAACTACAGGGCAATTAGGAAGAGCAGTCATCAGTACCAAGACAGATATGACTCTGAAGAGAGTGGGAGAGGTAGATTTGGGAATCATCGGCACAGAGATGGCTGCTGAAGCCATCAGAGCAGATGATCTTACTCACTGATAAGGTGGAGATGGAGCAAAGGGAGGGGCTAAGGGCAGAACATGATGGGACACATGGAGACCGTGAGGAATGGGGAGAAGTGAGCGGTCCCAGAGATGGCAAAGCAACCAGTCAAGTGCAGAGCCATGAAAGCCCAGAGAGGAAAGGGATTAATTTCACATTATTGCTAGGTTGCACAGGAGCATGTGATTCTGAACAGCAAATCCCATTCAGAGCAGTAATTCGAAGGGAAATACCTTCTGGTTTTAACTTCTCTAGAAACCATTTTCTGAAACGTAAGAAGAGAACACAAGTGTCAGGAGCAGGGTTATTTTCTGCCATTGCCATCAACAATGGAAATATGTCCAGCGCAACATTCTAGGTCTGATTTCTCTCTGCACAGGTTTCCTAGCACCATGAATCCCTGTTGAACTTGCGCTGTTTAGTAAACCTTACTCCGGGCTATATATTAACAAACATTATGAAATGCAGACTTAGACCCCAAGCCAGCAAGTTACAGACCCACGTGGGTCATACTAAATCAATGGgtctcctccctgggccaggGGTCAACTTGCATAGAGTTCATTGCAGGGTTGGTGCCTATTTCTTAAAGAACTGAGCCTGTGGCTCTTTAGCCCAAGATTCTACTCCAGTACTTTTGCTATTCAGATTACGTGCCAGTCTGTTGTGCCGTACCACCTAGCATGTATGTTCAATATTTTAGCGAGGAAGCATAGTCTAATGGTTAAAGCAGAGACCCAagacacctgggttcttttcctgagTTGCTGTACATTTGGGGGAAATCACTTAAGCTCTCCATGCGGtagcaatcccccctgtacaATGGGAAGAATACCTACCTCGCATAGGTGAGTTTGTAAAATACTTGGGAGCTCTTTAAATAAAGAGAACTATAAAAGCGCTAAGTATTCCAGAGGCCAAGTGTTCAGAAGTGTAATTCCCACAAATGAGCAGTgagatggtaaaaaaaaatccttcatcttaagttttttttcctccttccagaATCACTAAGCCAATTAACTCACATCTGGGGAGTGATCATTTGCCCAGTTTTGTTGTAAGAAATAAAGAAGATGAGTTACAGAAGTACATAATCACATTCCGCCTTCCATGTTTTCTGCCCTAGTAACCTGAACAAGCAGAGCAAATTGTGGAGAAATTGCAAAACTAAAAAGCAGTACCAAGAGCTATAGTAGGTCTTTGCTAGAGGAGTTATGAGTAAGGCTGTGGTTCGGTCATGGATTCCGTAACTTTCTGGGAACTCCAGGACTtccacagctgcagcagctggtgtggctggccccagggctgcctgagcagccgGCCCCAGGGCCGCCGGAAAAGCAGTCAATGTGGCTGGCCACTGGAGCAGCAGCGGTTCTGGGGGCTGTCCCAGAGCCATGGTCCCGGGGGGCCTCAGAGCAGCGGGTGGGGTCAGCAGTCAGCCCCAACTGCCAAAGCAGGGGTCAGCCATTGGCCCCCAGGGCTCCCCTGAAGCAACAGTCCCTCGGGGCCCCCCCAGagcagctaagatttagtcaggggtatttataataaaagtcagggacaggtcacggcccgtgaatttttgtttactgcctgtgacctgtccatgatttttactaaaaatacccgtgactaaaccTTAGCCTTAGTTATGAGCGATTAAATTTAGAAATCTTGTTACCAGTTGAACTACAGCAGCCTCCAGGGTCCCccattatataataaaataaatccagcGATTTGAATTAACAAAACTCTGAAGCTCTTTCTCTACTGCAGTGGCAGAATGGACAAAATTCCTCCCCTGATGActtcagagtaaaaagaaaaggagtacttgtggcaccttagagactaaccaatttatttgagcatgagctttcgtgagctacagctcacttcatcggatgcatgccgtggaaactgcagatggacacaaatcagatgtcaagaattataacattcataaaccagtcggagaacacttcaatctctctggtcacgcaatcacagacatgaaggtcgctatcttaaaacaaaaaaacttcaaatccagactccagcgagaaactgctgaattggaattcatttgcaaattggatactattaatttaggcttaaatagagactgggagtggctaacaaggtagcctatttcctcttgttttttcctaccccccccccccccagatgttctggtttaacttggatttaaacttggagagtggtcagtttggatgagctattaccagcaggagagtgagtttgtgtgtgtatgggggtggggggatgtgagaaaacctggatttgtgctggaaatggcccaccttaattatgcacattgtagggagaatggtcactttggatgagctattaccagcaggagagtgagtttgtgtgtgtggttttcgggaggggggtgagggggtgagagaacctggatttgtgcaggaaatggcccaactttattatcatgcacattatgtaaagagttgttaCACAAAGGATGAGTTTGGTCCAATCACTTTAAACCATCACTTCAGTTTAAGAGCCCAACCCTCCAAATGACGCCCGTGCTGAGTTTGGAGTGCATGGATCAGCCTCCAGGGATTCCTTTGCAGGGCCAGTAGCTGGGAGTAAATCAGGCTCACTGAGCTGTTCAATCCATCCCGTGCACCACGCATGAAGTGCAAAGCAGGGACCAGGTGAGTACAAATCCCTTCCCCATTGCCCCACTCTTCAGGATGAAGCTGCAGGAGCTCGGACAGCAAACAGCAGAAAAGAGAGTTCTGCTAGTGGGATTTGGAGAGCCCCCAGGACTCACATCTCAGAAACCCATAGCCCCAGTCAAACCGCAGTACAGGAAAGAACTACAAGCATATTCACTCCTACTTACATATATGGTCCTGGGAGGCCCCCCAAGGCATTGAAACACAAACAAGTATCTTCTACTATAACAGGTCCCTGAATCTGCAGAGGGAAGtcaaaaaaacagaaatattagATCTAAGGGGAAGGCACCCTCTCCTAAACGGCCTTTTAGGTTACAATCCATTACAGTTCCACATGGTGTTAGAGGCTTCATAAAAACACAATATCCATTAAAGCTCCTTAAATCGGAGGCTAAGAGAACAAGCGACGAACCCTGTGCTCCGCATCTGCAGTTAAAACCGGAACTACCACGGCAGAGGGAATAAGCTTTCCTTTGGAAGTCGGAGGAGAACTAATCTAAAGCATTCATATGGGTATCGCCCTCATTGGGGGGCCAGTGCTGGAGGAACCTAACATGCAGGGGGCTACATTTGCACAGTCCTGGCTTTCATTGGAGCCCGAGGCCTAACTGGCTTCTTGAGTCTGAAAGAAATCTGCACCTGCGCTCTTTGGATGACAACCTGCCACTGGCTggtggagaatcatagaatcatagaatatcagagttggaagggacctctggaggtcatctagtccagccccctgcccagagcaggaccaatccccaccaaatcatcccatccagggctttgtcaagcctgaccttaaaaacttctaaggaaggggattccaccacctccctaggtaacgcattccagtgtttcaccaccctcctagtgaaaaagtttttcctaatatccaacctaaatctcccccactgcaacttgagaccattgctccttgtcctgtcatctgctatcactgagaacagtctagatccatcctctttggatccacctttcaggtagttaaaagcagctatcaaatcccccctcactcttctcttccatagactaaacaattccaattccctcagcctctcctcataagtcatatgttccagacccctaatcatttttgtgagctacagctcacttcatcggatgcgtactgtggaaacggccgtttccacagtatgcatccgatgaagtgagctgtagctcacgaaagctcatgctcaaataaattggttagtctctaaggtgccacaagtcctccttttctttttgcgaatacagactaacacgactgttactctgaaactaatcatttttgttacccgtcgctggactctctccaatttctccacatccttcttgtagtgtggggcccaaaactggacacaatactaccTCATTGCCACCCAAATGATAAGAGGGGATCAAAGGCGCTGACCCTGTACCTGCAATCAGGGGCACCGGAACAGCGGGTCCATGCAGCCATAGCCCGATCACTTTTAAAAGAGGGAGGGCAATgtcctcccactttttactggccgtAGGACATGTGGAAAGGAGCGAGCAGGGGCTGGGTTCTcagtgggaagaggcggggcaagggcggggccttgggaaaGAGGCGGGGCAAGGCCtcggcaggaaggggtggggcacaggATGAAGGGACAGTGCAAGGGTGGAGCCTAGGAGAAATGGGTGGTGCCAgtggccccccccacacacacatttttaaggAGCTTTTGCCGCTCCTGCCCGCAATAGGTACAGCAACTCCTGACTTAACGTCGTCCCGGTTAACGCTGTTTCATTGtaacattgctgatcaattaggaaacatgctcgtttaaagttgtgcaatgctcccttataacgttgtttggcagccgcctgctttgtccactgcttgcaggaagagcagatCGTTGCAgttagctggtgggggcttggaccTTGGGTGGACTAGCAGCCCCCcgcatcagctccctgctcccctaagttccctgtgtagCAGCCACCCTAtgccgggcagttcagctgtccctccccccactgcctcgtgctgctcctgccctctgccttggagctactcctgggagcctcctgcttcctgcgggggggggaggggggcgagaggggtgctaatgtcagggtgtccccctctgcccactcctgccccccatctccacagagcagtggggggacacacgacagggatcaggaaggagggagcttagtggcagcagctgctgtctcaatttgctgatctacttaaacaggcagtgtacttagagtggggtcagcatatttaaaggggcaatgcgcctctctctctcacactgtgactctgtctgccatgctgtctcccctccctccattcatgctgccttgtagagtgtgaggctgcaTTAACAACAACATGTTAACCTTTGAGGGCTCAGTGGAGTGTTTGTTCATCATTTTGCAGTAAGGtatcccctgggaaatatcccaccctcgtccaccctctgacttcaccacctcaaccaagcttcacaatcatcattgctacGTACAGTattataagttttaaacaaacagtttatactgtgtacatgtgtgtatgtgtaaatatatatatctttccctggaacctaacccgccctatttacattcattcttatggcgaaattggattcacttaacattgtttcgcttaaagtagcattttcagGAACATACCTACAACGTtgagcgaggagttactgtacctagTAACAGTGGCAGCCTCTGTTCTAGGGATGTGAGAGGCCGGAGATCTGTGGATGGACACACTACCCTTCACCATGTCCCTGCTCTACCGGATTGGAAGATGAGAATACTAATAATCTAGGACAGAGCCAGTTGTAGGAATGTTCTGCCAAAGAAACTGAGCAGACCTCACTCTCAGTCCTAGAGATCAGTGCGATCAGGCCAGGGAAGGGCCTTTGCCGCGGCAGACCCCATTTATGACCCTTTCTCATATGGGCTTCCATTGGAATATCTCTGTAGCTATATTCAAATCTTCTACGTCCTTTTTGTTGGCACCAGTCAGTCCATGGCCATTTAATTCCCCACCAACTCTGTGCCAAACGGGTGGGTTGTCATGCGGTGGGTAACAGCTGGGCCATTTAGCCTAAACTCTTTGTTAATCTGTATTCATTTTTGACTTACACCTGTGGAAGTGGGAAAAGCGGAAAAGGACATGACCTGATTTGCTGCTTCCCGACATTTCTGAATGGAGATCTCGTCTGGCTCCCCTTGGTATTCTGGCACTGCAACAACAACAGGAGGGATTATTGCGGGGGGGAGGTTGGCCAATGGCTGCTGAAATGTTACTGTTTAACGAGCGAGAAACAAAATCACGAGCTTACAGTCAATTTTTTTTGCGACCAGTCTGTAGGGAAACGCATCCCCGAGGATCTGAAGGACCTGTTGGGAACAAGACAGCGGCTGTTCAGCAAGCTCTGCGGGTGGGAGACAGCACTTAACCCAGTGTGTGAGATACTGGGGGATAGTTTGGTCCCATCCCTCGCAGCCACAGGGGCTCTCGCCACCTGCCTCAGACCCACGCACTATGGGGGGGTGGCAGGAAGTTGGCAGCAGGGCGGGCGCTGGGCAGCGCCGGATGGGAGCAGTGTTTGTCCAGGACCAGGGATGGCGAGGGGGGACTCGCTCTAAGGCTCCCACCAGGCTCTGGTTCAGGGGAGCGGGCCCGCCCCCCCGACGGGGCTCGTCCGGGGACAGGTTCAGCGTCGGGAGCGTCCCCAGGGCAGCGACAGTCCCGGCGGTTGCGGGCGCGGGAGGCCGAGCCACGGCCCGCCCGGCCGTTAACTCTGGAGCCTAACGATGGCGGCACCCGCAGCGGCCGGGCAgtgactgcagggggcggggctagcTGCGGGGGCGGGAGGAAGCACCGCACGCGGGAGgcggccccgcccctcctccggGAGTTGGCGGACACCGTGCTCACTCCGGTACGGTGGCCCCCTCCGCCCAATCCGCGCGGCTCCCTGCCCCCGCACCCACCTCCTCTAGCTTCTTGGCGTTGCCGGTCACGAACACCACGTTCCTCCCGGCGGCGGCCGCCATAACAGAGCCACAGCGCCTGCGCGCTGACCTGCCCATCACAGTCTCAGCGCCCGGCACCCAGGGCaacgcccccagccccgccccgcggAACCGGCCAATGAGAGGAGAGACCGCCGTGGGGCCCGAAAGGAGCCGGGTACGCATTTCCGCTGACGAAGGCGATGGATGCTCGGGGACAAAACACTTCCGGTCTCCCAAGCCGCTACTCGCTGGAGCGGACCGGAAGCGCCtgtctgccccactccaccccgagCTCTACGGCCCTGGAGGCCGGAAGTGCGGGGTCGGGTTGCTCCGGTAACCGATGCCCCgccggagggggcggggggctgcggagACCCCGCAGGGCGATGCTGTTGCCCGGGTGTAACGGGGCCCCccgcgcagccccgccccccaggaacAGACCCTCCGCCGCCATCGGGGCCGGGGGGTCGCCAGGGGTTTTACCGCCCCGCTGCCCTGCTTCGGGTTACCAACCTTCTATTGGCCCAAACCCAACACCctcgccccgccccccgcccccgaggccccgcccccttccccgaggccccgccccccgctcactacgttccccctccctcggtggctcgtTCTCCGCCACCCTCGCTCACGTtccccgggctggggcagggttttggggggcgggagggggtgagaggttcagggtgcgggagggggctctggggtggggcaggggattgaagtgcaggggggtgagggctctggggtgcaggagggggtatgggctctggggtgggggtgcaggctctggggtggggccagggatgagggatttggggtgcaggagggggcttcggtttgggggggctcagggctaaggtaggagactggggcccaggcttaccttgggcggctcccggtcagcggcgcagcagggctaaggcaggctccctgcctgccctggcactgCGCTGTGCCCGGGAAGCTgccagcagctctggctcctaGACGGGGGCAGGAGGCTCCGTGGTGCACgctgctcttgcctgcaggcactgcccccctccAGGTCCCATTTGCCGGGAACTGGCCACTGGGAGTGAGGAATCGGTGCTCGGAATGGGGGCACCgcatggagccccatggccccccagcccaggagccggacctgctggcagcttccggggcacagcgtggtgccccaggacaggtaggaactagcctgccttagccctggagcaccgctgaccaggcttTTAATAGCCCGGTTGagggtgctgaccagagctgccagggtcctttttcaaccaggtgttccggTTGAAAATCAGACACATGGTC comes from Lepidochelys kempii isolate rLepKem1 chromosome 6, rLepKem1.hap2, whole genome shotgun sequence and encodes:
- the ITPA gene encoding inosine triphosphate pyrophosphatase: MRTRLLSGPTAVSPLIGRFRGAGLGALPWVPGAETVMGRSARRRCGSVMAAAAGRNVVFVTGNAKKLEEVLQILGDAFPYRLVAKKIDLPEYQGEPDEISIQKCREAANQIQGPVIVEDTCLCFNALGGLPGPYIKWFLEKLKPEGLYKLLAGFEDKSAYALCTFAFSTGNPEDPVKLFKGQTCGRIVEPRGPRDFGWDPCFQPDGYDQTYAELPKAVKNSISHRYRALKELSGYFSQQNNSAEATSTPS